The sequence ATCACTACTTATTGGTGCCAGCCCGCTGTTGATAGGCATCATTCTTCGGTTTATCTTGGACATGAGGATCTATCCCAAGATAATCAAAGGGCTTAACTGGACACCGGTTAGAGGCATATTTCGCGCTAACCCACCCAATTTGCGTGGCGAATGGGACGTTTACTGGGAGAGCAGCAGCAAGAATTTTCCCAATACAAATGATCGTCACAAGACTGCAAGAATTTATCAGCTCCACGATCATTGCTATGCAGACTATGCAGCTCTTGACGAGCGGTACGTCATGACGGGAAAGATTGAAGGAAATTACATCACGGGAATATGGTATAACCCCAATGATCGACATGGGTACCGAGGAGCGTTTCAGTTGAGAATTGTCAGTTCCAAGAAGCTGGAAGGGCGTTGGCTGGGTTTCTCGACGACAGAACCGTCAATTAATTCAGACAAGTATACGTGGACAAAGAACCCAATATAGGCCGGTTAGCTGATTTTAGAGGCCACAAAACAAGTGGGGGGGTGAAGCTCCTGCCATGCTTCTCAGCTCTAAACGATGATGTGGGTAGTTCAAACTCGCATAAAACATCTACCGGAATCACAAGATCCACACGCACAAATGAGAATCGCCATGAAAAAGTCCGTCTTACTCGCAGTCCTTCTGGCCTGCTCCATGACTTCACAACCCACCATCGCCGCTCCGCCGCTCAAGGACATCACCTTTGCCACCGTCAACTCGCACGAGTTGAAGCTCGATCTTTATCTTCCGAAGGACGCGACGGATCCGCCGCTGGTGGTGTTTATTCATGGGGGCGGGTGGCGGAACGGGTCGCACAAGCGGTGTCTCACGCCCTGGCTGACGGATCATGGGTTCGCCGTCGCGAGTATCAGCTATCGGCTGACCGACAAGGCGGTGTTTCCGGCTCAGGTTCACGACTGCAAGGCCGCGGTGCGGTGGCTGCGGGAGCATGCCGGGGAGTATGGCTACAACGCGAAACGGATCGGCGTCGCCGGGACTTCGGCGGGGGGCTATCTTGCGGTCTTTCTCGGCGTGACCGGTGGGGACGAGGAGTTCGAGGGAACCGTCGGCGGCAATCTGGCGCAGGACTCGACGGTGCAGGCGGTGGTCGACTATTACGGCCCGACCGACTTCGTGCTTCGCTCAAAGAACCAGCCACACAAAACCGAGAAGCCCGATTCCCCGGTCGGCCTGCTGCTCGGAACGCCGGCCAGCGCGGACCTCGACCTGGCCCGCCGCGCGAGCCCGGCCTTTCATGTGTCCGACGAGGCAGCTCCGCTGCTGATCATTCATGGCGATCAGGACAAGACGGTGTACCTCGATCAGTCACAGCGGCTCGAGGAGGAATACCGGACGCTGGATCTCGACGTGACGCTCGAAGTCGTCGAAGGGGGTGGCCACGGGGGAGATGCCCATTTCACGAAAGCGTATCGGGACAAGGTCGCGAAGTTTCTGGAGACGCATCTGAAGGCGGCGAAGTAAACCGCTGGCGAGGAGGGTGGAATCCGATGACGTCTTGTCGATTCTGTTTTCTGCCTGACCACTCAGGCAGAGAGGTCACTGAGAGATGACTGCCCTGCGAAGCTGACGAACGTCTTTGACAAAGGAGCTGTGATGCGAAGGTTGATCGTTGTTGCCGCCTCGCTGTTTGTGACCGTCGTCATTGTTGCTTCCACGATGCGGGCCGAGGTTCTTGAAGCCGCGGGTGCTGGGAAGTCGCTGGACTGTGCGCTTTACACGAAGTTCTACCAGCCGAATGAACATGGAGCGTTCTTCCTTCCGGCCGAGCTGAAGTGGAAGGTGATGCCTCGCTATCAGGGGCGAAACGCAGACGGCTCGTCATTCGTCGATGACCGCGTGACGCTGGTGCTGCAGGACACAAAGCGAGGCTTCTGGCCGTTCATCGCGAAGATGGATCTTGAAGAAGCCGAGGCGTTGCAGGAAGCGTTGGCGGAGGTGGTTGCCGAGAAGAAAGCCGGGGACAACGAGGGGAAGTAAACATTGAACTGAGGAATCGGATGTTGAGTCAATCCAGGGCGGCGGTGCTTTATGTCTCCGTTTTTCTGACTGGGTGTGCTGTCGTGCTCGGAACCGCGTACTACAGGGCATCGGTCATTCTGGCGGATGAGACAGCGCGGGGTGAGCCGACAATGGGCCCGGGACTTCATCTGTTGACCGGAATCCTGGTCGCGCCGTTAGGGGGACTTGTCGCCATCAGCCTGCTACATCTTTTCCGTAGAATACGGGGCCGGCGTTGAGCGACTGAATTTCCTTCGGCGATGTGCGATTCGACGACCTCTTGCGAGCATGCGTAATCCGCTGAAGCTCAAGAGAACGACGCAAGTTCAGGCGAGCGGCCGATGCGTTCTCCTACGGCTTCGCCGCCCTGATCTCAGAGCTATCACGGCCACGCTTCAGGTTAAGGCCTGTGAAGCACGACACGCACATTTCGAGAGGGAGACCTCTGGGTGCAAAATGTGGACTTCTACATCATCGACCTGAATGACGGACGATTCTTCGTCGTCAACCACAACACATGAGTCGGAGGACGTTTGAGAGAGTCTTTGTCTGCCCCGCAGGAATTCCCGCCGGGACGCTGTTCATCCACAGACAGGAATGTCTGTGCCACTGGTCGTGGGTAACGGGACCGGTGGCTGAAGCAGGTTCCTGTTACATCGGGGCTTGAAATCCCATGACCTGGAAGCGGGCGAGGTCCATGGGGGTGGTGATTTTGACGGCGGCGATCTGGTCGTAGCCGATCATGACTTTGCGGGCGCCGTGGCTGTCGGGGGTGTCGCGGTCCATCAGCAGGATGCCGCCGGAGACGAGGTAGTTGCTGAACTGCATCGATTCGCCGAGCTTGTTGACGACGAGCCCCTTGCGGGGGATCGATTCGGGCCAGCTTTCAAAAACGTTCCGCCAGTGTTCGGTCATGTCCATGACGTGTGCTCGCTTCGAGGGTGATCGTGCCGGGGTGCGGCGGGATTGGTCTACTTGATTGCGAACCATCAGGAGGCATCGCGGTTGAATCAACCGGGGCGCCGCTTCTTCAAACGTTCAGGAGACGGAAGCCGGTCCCGCCGGTCTTGAACCACGGAGACACGGAGGTCACAGAGACATTATTGACAGGGGCATCCGGGACCGTCTCAGGTTCGAAGCAAGTCGTGCGTTGCTTTGAGTGAGATCGGACTGGACGACTCTCTGGGCCCTCTGTGTCTCGGTGGTGAACGGTGTCGATGCCGCCGTCTTGCTGGAATACGGCTGCATCGACCGAGCCTACTGGAGTTGATTAAGCCGCGAGGCGGCGAGTGGTGTTGAGCTCTTCGCGTTCGCAGGCGGTATCGACGACTTTCAGCACGGCGTCGGCAACGAGGTCGATGTCAGCCGTGGTGAGTGTCGGGTGGACCTGGAACATCAGGCTGCGGTCGCCGAAGGCTTTCGCGTTCGGCAGGCGTTCTTCCGGTGCGAGCAGGGTGGTCTGAAACGCTTCTTCCAGGTAGATCTCGGCACAGCTGCCGGAGCCGCAGTTGATTCCTTCGGCCTGGATTGCCTGGATGACACGATCGCGACTCCAGCCGGCCTGCAGCTGCGATTCGTCCAGATGAGCGTAGAACTTGTAGTAGCTGTGATAGGTGTCTTCCGGAACTTCGGCGACGCGAAGAGCATTCGATTCGGCGAAACGCTGGCGGAAGCGATCGGCGTGAGCCCGGCGGGTTTCGATCCACTCGGGGAGACGTTCCAGAGCGATGCGGCCGATGACGGACTGCATCTCGGCCATCCGCCAGTTCGTGCCGAGCGAGTCGTGCAGGAAGCGGAAGAGACCGTTGTTCTGTCCGTGCTGGATCTTCTGCAGATTCTTGCCGTGATCCTTGAAGGACCAGGCGACGCGATGCAGGAAGTCGTCATCGGTCACAACGAGTCCGCCTTCACCGCCGGTCGTGATGATCTTATCCTGGCAGAAGGAGTAGGCGGAGATGTCGCCCCACTTGCCGACGGGGACGCCTTTGTATTTCGCGCCGTGAGCCTGAGCGCAGTCTTCGATGACCTTGATGTCGTGCCGGCGGGCCAGATCCATAATCTGATCCATCTCGCACGGGCGGCCAGCCATGTGAACGGCGATGATGGCGCGGGTGTTGCGGTTGATCAGCGGCTCGATCGTGCCGGCGGTCAGGTTCTGTGTTTCGGGATCGATATCGGCGAAGATCGGAATGCCGCCCCGCATGGTGACGGACGACGCCGTGGCGACGAACGTGTGCGAAGGAACGATGACTTCATCGCCGGGCCGCAGATCGATGGCGTACAGAGCCAGTTCGAGAGCGACGGTGCCGTTGGCGACGGCGATGGCGTGCTTCATGCCGAGCGATTCAGCGTACTCGGCTTCGAACTTCCGGCCCTGCTCGCCGGTCCAGTAATTCACGCGGCCGGAGCGGAGCACATCGGTCACGGCGTCGATCATTTCTTCATCGAACACGGGCCAGCCGGGCAGGGGGTCGGTGCAGTGTTTCGAGCCGCCTTCGATGGCCAGTCTGTCAGCAATTCGTGAAGCCGTCATGGAATCCTTCCCTGTGTCGTAACTTCTGCCAGGCATTCGGCTGCGAGCTGGTCCTTCAGCTCACCCGTAGCCAATGGGGCGTGGGAATCTACGACAGGAGCGGCAAAGCGTCAAGATTGGTTCCTCGGATCGGAAAGTCCCGTTGCCCTGTTCTCGGGGAACCGCAATAATCCATCCACTATGACAACCAGTGCGACCGCTACCGATCCCCAGACCGGGACTTCCGTTCCCGCCAGCACCCCGGCGACTCCGCAGTCGCCCGGCGTTTCCGTGCCGGTTTCGCGCTATTACGTGTTCTTCGCGATTCTGATCTTGGGCACCTTCTGGGATCTCTACAGCAAAGAAGTTGTGTTCCGTTCCCTCGGATATCCCGGCGGAACATCGACGTGGATGCAAACGTATCTCAACGGCTGGGTGAAGTTTCAGCTGCATACCAGCTTCAACGAAGGAGCCCTGTGGGGCATCGGACAGGGTTATACGCAGGTCTTTGCCGCGTTGTCGGTAGCTGCCGCGATCGGGATTATCTGCTGGCTGTTTGTGTTCCGAGCCGCCCGCAGTCTGTGGCTGACAGTCACCATGGGCCTGGTGATGGCCGGGACGATGGGCAATCTTTACGACCGGCTCGGCCTGCATGGCTGCGAAGTGATGGGCCGGGAACTGTTCGCCGTTCGTGATTTTCTCGCGTTCACGTTCGGAAACTACCACTACCCGATCTTCAATTTCGCCGACGTCTTTCTCGTGACCGGCGCCGTCATGCTGGCGATCTTTTCGCTGTTTGTCGATTTGCCGGAGAACAAACCGGCCGACAAAGCGACTTCGCCAACTCGCTAGAGCCAATTCAGAACTCGACTGCTGGCGTTTGCAGGAGCAAACTCAGTCTGGCAGGGGATTGGCGCCGATGCGACTGCGGGAAAATGCTCTAACGACAATCGGGCTCGGTTGTTTTCGCCATCTTTTTGACATCGCTCTGCTGCGCACTAGGTTTGAGCAGAGATTCACATGTTGACGTCAGTAGACATGCCCTTCAGCGATCGGAGGCGTGTGTCGAACGATGTGATGAAATAGCGTCCGTCGTGTGGATCCCATGCCTCCCCCGAAGAGCTGCTCCACAGAGAGAACCTCATGCCGGCTACCTTGTCCCATCCTGAGCAGTCCCGGGCCCCGGCTCCGGAGCGAATTCGATCTGAACGTCCGTATGCGAGCCGCATCGTCATCGACGACCAGATGTGGGCGGAAGTCATCGAGAATCCGGCGGACCTGCAGAGTTATCTTCAGGGCTGGAACGAACTGGCTCGGGCAGCCGTGGTTCCCAACGTTTTCTACGAGCCGTGGTTCCTCCGACCGGCCATCGAATATCTACATTCCGGAAAACCGCTGCGGTTTGTGTTCATCTACCGGAAGAACAAGCGAATCTCCGATCCCGATATCCTGTGCGGTTTCTTCCCGCTCGAACGGACACGAATCAAACTCTTCCCGGCCGAGAGCTGGCGGCTCATGACAGACAGTTATCTGTATCTGTCCCAGCCGCTCCTGCACGTCGAATACACGAATGAAGCGGTCCTCGGTTTTCTTCGCTGGGCGCGGCTCGCTCGCATTCCGTTGATTGAACTCTCCCGGTCTCGAGCCGAAGGTCCCTATCTGCATGCGTTGACGACTGCCTTCCGTCAGCTGGAGATCACCCCGTTCATCTACGAACAGACGACCCGTGCCCTCCTCGTCCGTGAAGACGGGCCGGCCGTCGTCTCGCAAAAGCGGGGCCACTATCGCCGCGATATCCAGCGACGTCGTCGGCGGCTGGAAGAGAATGGCGCGGTCGAAGTCCGCTATTTGAACAGCAGCGATGACCTCGAGGAGTGGCAGCAGAATTTCCTGCGACTGGAACGAGTTGGCTGGAAGGGAGAATCCGGAACGGCCATCGCTCTGCATGAGAACGAAACTCGGATGTTTCTCGAAACAACAACCGCGGCCATGCAGCAGGGACATCTGCAGATGCTGGGGCTGTACTTCGAGGGAGCCCCGATCGCGATCAAATGCAATCTCTGTTCTGAAGAAGGCAGCTACGCCTGGCGGATCGCCTTCGATGAAAGCTATGCCAGGTACTCTCCCGGGGTTCAACTCGAACTGGACAATATGGAGTGCTTTCGTCGTACTCCACTGAAGTGGATGGACTCCTGTGCGACGGCCGACCATCCCATGATCAATCGGCTCTGGCCGCATCGGCTCGGGCTGCAGTCTCTGTATGTGCCGACCTGCGGGTTGCTGTCGGACATCTACTGCAGTACGCGGCCTCTGCTTCGAATCACAAAACGCCGGCTGAAAGCCCTGCTCGGGCGAAGATAATCGTCTGATCCCGTTTTCCTACATTCCTGACAACAGAGCTCTGTAGCTCTAGAAGAGCGGTTCCATGATTGATGCCGTCCAATCGCCTCCCGTTGCAGAGTCTCAAACCGGCCAGTGGCTCGGCTGGAATCGCGAGGAGTTCGAACGTTCGTTCGCGCGACGTCCCTTCACGATTACGCATCACCTGACCGATCATCCTCTCTTTCAGGTCGAGCGCCTCCTCGAACTCGCCCAGCAACTTCCGTCCGATCAGATCGAGTACAACGCCGGCAAACTGCCGGTCTCGATTTCCCACGACGAAACCCCGATGAACGGGCTCTCTCCGGCAGAAACGATTCGCCGGATTGCCGAGTGCGAATCGTGGCTGGTGATGAAATACATCGAACGCGATCCGGCCTACGCTCAGTTGCTGCAGGAATGTCTGGAGCAGGTGAAGCCGCTGACCGAGACGATTGCTCCGGGCATGATGAAGCCGCACGCGTTTGTGTTCATCACGTCGCCTCGCTCCGTCACGCCGTTCCATATCGATCCCGAGCACAACTTCCTGTTGCAGATTCGCGGCGACAAGGTTGTCCGTCTGTACGATGGCGGCGACCCTGAGATTCTCAGCGACATCGAACTGGAGAACTTCTACTGCGACCGTGGACGCAATCTGGTGATGAAGGACGAGAACCGCGATCGCTGCTGGACCTTCACGCTCAAGCCGGGCCAGGGGCTGCATTTTCCAGTGACCTTCCCGCATTGGGTCGAGAACAGCGATGAGGTCTCGGTGTCGTTCAGCATCACCTTCCGCACGCCCGACCTCGACAAACGCCGGGCGTTGTATCGGACGAACTCTCAGCTCCGCAGCCTCGGCCTGACCCCTCAGAAGCCCGGCCAGAACCGCCTCCGCGACGCCGCATTTTATCAGGCGTTTCGTACCTGGCGCAAAGTGTCCTCGTTAATGGGAAAGTAGAGTGCGTTTTGACGCGCCAGGCCAACGTCAGGCGTGAGCAACCCTCAACGTCGCGGACTGGAAGACACCTGCGCGACTGTCACGAGTCGGAGCGTCGCTCTGATGGGGCGTCGAGGCGCAGGGTCTATCCCATTGCCAGCGCCAGAATCACGGCAGTCGTCAGCACGACGGCTCCGGCGACGCGAACGAGCATCAGGTGGACCGGAACGGTTGCTTCGGCTCCGCCCCAGATTTTTGCCGACGCCCAGGCAAACAGCACGCCCCACAAGCCGCGGGTGGCGTAGACGATGTTCACGCGCGTGGCATCGCCGAAGATCGACAGTGTGCTCACAATGAAGATCGCCTGCATGCCAATCAGAGCGGAGCCGATCAGCAGCGCGGGTCGCACCGCGGCATCCTTCAGCGCATGCGGCTGGAAGTGTCGCAGGAAGACGACCGACATCAGAGCGACCATCCAGTAAACGATCGGCAAAAAACGACCGATCCCCCACTGCGGCGCCCACTTCTGAACGAGGACATCGAAGTGAGCAAACGACATCGCTGCACAGAGTGCAAAGCCGATCGCGAGCAGCAGTTTCCTGCGATTTCCCCCGGGGCTGGTCCATTGAATCATGGCGATGCCGAGCACCGCCAGAGCCGCCGCCAGCCACATCGTCAGCGATAACTGGCTCGCGGTGAGAAACGTGACGAGCACCGCGACGAACAGCACCTTCACACCAAAGACCGGGGTCGCGACAGAAACATCGCCCCGTTCGATTGCCAGAAACGTGAAGCTCAGCCCCATGGTATAAAGAGCGGCCACGATGGCTGGCTGCCAGAGCATGGAAAGCGGCTGCATCGTACCGCCGACGAACCAGAAGCAGGTGAAGAACAGAGCCGCGAACTGATTCGACAGAAACGCCACGGTCCACGGATTGATCCCGGCGACGGTGGTACGTTTGACGAAGATCAGGCCGGCCACAAACAGCAGGCTGGCCGTAAGTGGCAGAAGCAGATGGAACGGAAAATCAGTCAAAATGAAGCCTGAG is a genomic window of Rubinisphaera margarita containing:
- a CDS encoding GNAT family N-acetyltransferase, producing MPATLSHPEQSRAPAPERIRSERPYASRIVIDDQMWAEVIENPADLQSYLQGWNELARAAVVPNVFYEPWFLRPAIEYLHSGKPLRFVFIYRKNKRISDPDILCGFFPLERTRIKLFPAESWRLMTDSYLYLSQPLLHVEYTNEAVLGFLRWARLARIPLIELSRSRAEGPYLHALTTAFRQLEITPFIYEQTTRALLVREDGPAVVSQKRGHYRRDIQRRRRRLEENGAVEVRYLNSSDDLEEWQQNFLRLERVGWKGESGTAIALHENETRMFLETTTAAMQQGHLQMLGLYFEGAPIAIKCNLCSEEGSYAWRIAFDESYARYSPGVQLELDNMECFRRTPLKWMDSCATADHPMINRLWPHRLGLQSLYVPTCGLLSDIYCSTRPLLRITKRRLKALLGRR
- a CDS encoding DMT family transporter; amino-acid sequence: MTDFPFHLLLPLTASLLFVAGLIFVKRTTVAGINPWTVAFLSNQFAALFFTCFWFVGGTMQPLSMLWQPAIVAALYTMGLSFTFLAIERGDVSVATPVFGVKVLFVAVLVTFLTASQLSLTMWLAAALAVLGIAMIQWTSPGGNRRKLLLAIGFALCAAMSFAHFDVLVQKWAPQWGIGRFLPIVYWMVALMSVVFLRHFQPHALKDAAVRPALLIGSALIGMQAIFIVSTLSIFGDATRVNIVYATRGLWGVLFAWASAKIWGGAEATVPVHLMLVRVAGAVVLTTAVILALAMG
- a CDS encoding DegT/DnrJ/EryC1/StrS family aminotransferase; this translates as MTASRIADRLAIEGGSKHCTDPLPGWPVFDEEMIDAVTDVLRSGRVNYWTGEQGRKFEAEYAESLGMKHAIAVANGTVALELALYAIDLRPGDEVIVPSHTFVATASSVTMRGGIPIFADIDPETQNLTAGTIEPLINRNTRAIIAVHMAGRPCEMDQIMDLARRHDIKVIEDCAQAHGAKYKGVPVGKWGDISAYSFCQDKIITTGGEGGLVVTDDDFLHRVAWSFKDHGKNLQKIQHGQNNGLFRFLHDSLGTNWRMAEMQSVIGRIALERLPEWIETRRAHADRFRQRFAESNALRVAEVPEDTYHSYYKFYAHLDESQLQAGWSRDRVIQAIQAEGINCGSGSCAEIYLEEAFQTTLLAPEERLPNAKAFGDRSLMFQVHPTLTTADIDLVADAVLKVVDTACEREELNTTRRLAA
- a CDS encoding cupin-like domain-containing protein — protein: MIDAVQSPPVAESQTGQWLGWNREEFERSFARRPFTITHHLTDHPLFQVERLLELAQQLPSDQIEYNAGKLPVSISHDETPMNGLSPAETIRRIAECESWLVMKYIERDPAYAQLLQECLEQVKPLTETIAPGMMKPHAFVFITSPRSVTPFHIDPEHNFLLQIRGDKVVRLYDGGDPEILSDIELENFYCDRGRNLVMKDENRDRCWTFTLKPGQGLHFPVTFPHWVENSDEVSVSFSITFRTPDLDKRRALYRTNSQLRSLGLTPQKPGQNRLRDAAFYQAFRTWRKVSSLMGK
- a CDS encoding alpha/beta hydrolase — encoded protein: MKKSVLLAVLLACSMTSQPTIAAPPLKDITFATVNSHELKLDLYLPKDATDPPLVVFIHGGGWRNGSHKRCLTPWLTDHGFAVASISYRLTDKAVFPAQVHDCKAAVRWLREHAGEYGYNAKRIGVAGTSAGGYLAVFLGVTGGDEEFEGTVGGNLAQDSTVQAVVDYYGPTDFVLRSKNQPHKTEKPDSPVGLLLGTPASADLDLARRASPAFHVSDEAAPLLIIHGDQDKTVYLDQSQRLEEEYRTLDLDVTLEVVEGGGHGGDAHFTKAYRDKVAKFLETHLKAAK
- a CDS encoding signal peptidase II, whose amino-acid sequence is MTTSATATDPQTGTSVPASTPATPQSPGVSVPVSRYYVFFAILILGTFWDLYSKEVVFRSLGYPGGTSTWMQTYLNGWVKFQLHTSFNEGALWGIGQGYTQVFAALSVAAAIGIICWLFVFRAARSLWLTVTMGLVMAGTMGNLYDRLGLHGCEVMGRELFAVRDFLAFTFGNYHYPIFNFADVFLVTGAVMLAIFSLFVDLPENKPADKATSPTR